Proteins found in one Balneola sp. genomic segment:
- a CDS encoding DUF2933 domain-containing protein produces MYQFWISNLICPVLHIFMMTNL; encoded by the coding sequence ATGTATCAATTTTGGATCAGCAACCTCATATGCCCAGTCTTGCATATCTTCATGATGACTAATCTCTAA
- a CDS encoding glutamate--tRNA ligase has protein sequence MSVRVRFAPSPTGFLHIGGLRTALYNYLFARHHAGTFVLRIEDTDQARFVEGAEEDIIQSLEWAGMTIDEGPHKPGGFGPYRQSERKELYHTYAKELVENGHAYYAFDTQAEIEEMRERLKKSGNPSPSYDSITRQSMKNSLTLPQDEVEKRLANGDEHVIRLKVPRRETVKFEDLIRGIVSFETAGLDDQVLMKSDGMPTYHIANVVDDHTMGITHVIRGEEWLSSAPKHMLLYQAFGWEPPTMAHLPLIMSPSGGKLSKRKAESEGIPINTKDYISGNYEPEALVNFLAYLGWSPGDDSEVHSLTELCELFTLDRVSKSGAVFNHKKLMWYNEHYIRETSIEALLPRVKALAEEQGFDTKDEGYLSKVVGLLHERVSKVDEFVAMGSFFFEAPAEYDENALKKWKDDSAGLVKTYQSKVEALSGDEFKAAKIKSLLEEVIAEHEVGFGKLMMPLRIAVTGQGFGPDLFESFELLTKEEVLSRIETALLKLA, from the coding sequence ATGAGCGTTAGAGTACGTTTCGCACCATCACCAACCGGATTTTTACATATCGGTGGATTGAGAACCGCATTATATAATTACCTGTTTGCCCGGCATCATGCAGGAACTTTTGTATTAAGAATAGAGGATACCGATCAGGCAAGATTTGTAGAAGGGGCAGAAGAAGACATCATTCAATCATTGGAATGGGCGGGAATGACCATTGATGAAGGCCCGCACAAACCAGGAGGATTTGGTCCATATCGTCAGAGTGAGCGAAAGGAATTGTACCATACGTACGCTAAAGAATTAGTAGAAAACGGACACGCTTATTACGCCTTTGATACCCAGGCAGAAATCGAAGAAATGCGGGAGCGCTTGAAGAAATCAGGGAATCCTTCTCCAAGCTATGATTCTATTACTCGTCAGTCCATGAAAAACAGTTTAACACTTCCTCAGGATGAAGTGGAAAAGAGGCTGGCAAATGGGGATGAGCATGTAATTCGTTTGAAGGTACCTCGAAGAGAAACGGTTAAATTCGAAGATTTGATTCGAGGTATAGTTTCCTTTGAAACAGCTGGGCTAGATGACCAGGTATTGATGAAATCAGATGGGATGCCTACCTATCACATTGCCAATGTTGTAGATGATCATACTATGGGGATTACCCATGTAATTCGCGGAGAAGAGTGGCTGAGCTCGGCGCCCAAGCATATGCTTTTATACCAGGCTTTTGGCTGGGAGCCTCCAACTATGGCACATCTCCCGCTGATTATGAGTCCCAGTGGAGGAAAGCTTTCAAAAAGAAAAGCGGAAAGCGAAGGAATTCCGATTAATACTAAAGATTACATTTCCGGGAATTATGAGCCAGAAGCACTGGTGAACTTCCTAGCCTATTTGGGTTGGAGTCCGGGAGATGATTCAGAAGTACACTCACTTACTGAATTATGTGAACTGTTTACCCTCGACCGTGTGAGTAAAAGTGGGGCTGTATTCAATCACAAAAAACTGATGTGGTATAATGAGCACTACATCAGAGAAACGTCGATTGAGGCATTACTTCCAAGAGTAAAAGCTTTGGCTGAGGAACAAGGTTTTGATACCAAAGACGAAGGATATCTTTCCAAAGTAGTTGGGTTGCTGCACGAACGTGTTTCTAAAGTAGATGAATTTGTAGCCATGGGTTCATTTTTCTTTGAAGCTCCTGCCGAATATGATGAGAATGCCCTCAAGAAATGGAAAGACGACAGTGCAGGTCTGGTTAAAACCTACCAGTCAAAGGTAGAAGCTTTATCGGGTGACGAGTTCAAAGCGGCCAAAATAAAATCCTTACTTGAAGAAGTAATTGCAGAACATGAAGTCGGTTTCGGAAAATTGATGATGCCACTTCGAATTGCTGTAACCGGACAAGGCTTTGGCCCGGATTTATTTGAGTCTTTTGAACTTCTTACAAAAGAAGAAGTGTTATCAAGGATTGAAACTGCTTTGCTTAAATTAGCTTAG
- a CDS encoding sodium-coupled permease — MHWIDWAVLFAFLAYTIWDGTRKGKDAENIEGYLLAGRGMPWWAAGLSIMATQASAITFIGTTGIAYVEDMRFVMVYLAIPFSMIIICMFLVPFFAKKKAFTAYEVLEERFGLKTRLTTSGLFLISRGLALGTVIAAPSYVLALLLGLPLWITILIIGVIATGYTMIGGMAGVISTDVKQMAVMMFGLIFCFGMILYHFPEDVSFGDALYLAGSLDKLTALDLSFDLSEKYNVWSGVIAALFLMLSYFGTDQTQVQRYLTTPSVKAARNSLLMSAYAKVPMQFFILLLGVMLYIFFIFNDAPISFRASDPVAQTEEQLNREEIIMHEYQKAEGNRRALALRAAETRDYALQQAFIDADNDLNKARQAELDLQAEILDADVNDTNYIFPYFILNYIPIGLIGLIIAGIFAAAMSSIDSQLNALSAVSIVDWYQRLDNNKHGDKHYLKYSRWTTLGWGVFATLSALALGETRSIIELVNQIGSYFYGSILGVFILLLWAKKANGNGALAGLAAGMLSVFTFDRLFYSEALADYSFFFPWAQTPEGYTKAIEFLWLNPLGAFVVVIVGLGVSMAFPKKN; from the coding sequence ATGCATTGGATTGATTGGGCGGTGTTGTTCGCCTTTTTAGCTTACACTATTTGGGACGGTACCCGGAAAGGAAAAGACGCTGAAAATATCGAAGGCTACTTACTTGCGGGAAGAGGTATGCCCTGGTGGGCCGCCGGACTTTCCATTATGGCTACCCAGGCTTCTGCCATCACTTTCATTGGAACAACAGGAATAGCCTATGTAGAAGACATGCGCTTTGTGATGGTGTACCTGGCCATTCCTTTTTCAATGATCATCATCTGTATGTTCCTGGTACCCTTTTTTGCCAAAAAGAAAGCTTTTACTGCTTATGAGGTACTGGAAGAACGTTTTGGATTAAAAACACGTCTCACTACCAGCGGACTCTTCCTTATTTCCCGCGGATTGGCCTTAGGTACTGTAATCGCCGCACCTTCTTACGTATTAGCCCTTTTGCTTGGATTACCACTGTGGATCACCATTCTTATAATTGGAGTAATTGCCACCGGCTATACCATGATTGGCGGAATGGCTGGCGTGATATCCACCGATGTGAAGCAGATGGCAGTCATGATGTTCGGCCTCATCTTCTGTTTTGGGATGATTCTATATCACTTCCCGGAAGACGTTTCTTTTGGAGATGCACTCTATCTGGCTGGTTCTTTGGATAAACTCACAGCACTTGACCTAAGCTTTGACTTGAGCGAGAAATACAATGTGTGGAGTGGGGTTATTGCCGCGTTATTCCTGATGCTTTCTTATTTCGGAACCGATCAGACTCAGGTACAACGCTACCTAACTACTCCTTCGGTTAAAGCAGCCCGTAATTCTTTGTTAATGTCGGCTTATGCGAAAGTACCTATGCAGTTCTTCATCCTGTTGCTTGGGGTGATGCTCTATATCTTCTTCATTTTTAACGACGCCCCTATTTCTTTCCGCGCTTCTGACCCGGTCGCCCAGACTGAAGAGCAGTTGAATCGGGAAGAAATCATCATGCATGAATACCAAAAAGCTGAAGGTAACCGAAGAGCCCTGGCACTTAGAGCCGCCGAGACTCGAGACTACGCCCTTCAGCAAGCCTTTATTGATGCTGACAACGATCTAAATAAAGCACGTCAGGCCGAACTCGATTTACAAGCCGAGATTTTAGATGCTGATGTCAACGATACCAATTACATCTTCCCCTATTTCATCCTGAATTATATTCCCATTGGCTTAATAGGACTCATTATAGCCGGAATCTTCGCGGCAGCCATGAGTTCCATCGATTCTCAGTTGAATGCCCTGAGTGCCGTCTCTATTGTAGACTGGTACCAGCGGCTGGATAACAACAAGCATGGGGACAAGCATTACCTCAAATATTCTCGCTGGACTACCTTAGGTTGGGGAGTATTTGCCACCCTTTCTGCCCTCGCTCTGGGTGAGACTCGTTCTATCATTGAGCTGGTTAACCAGATCGGTAGTTATTTTTATGGCTCCATTCTTGGGGTATTCATCCTCTTACTCTGGGCTAAGAAAGCTAATGGAAATGGAGCCCTTGCTGGTCTGGCTGCAGGAATGCTTTCTGTATTTACTTTCGATCGCCTCTTCTATTCTGAAGCCCTGGCTGATTACTCCTTTTTCTTTCCGTGGGCCCAAACCCCTGAAGGCTATACCAAAGCCATTGAGTTCTTATGGTTAAACCCACTCGGCGCTTTTGTGGTAGTGATTGTTGGTTTAGGGGTTAGTATGGCTTTTCCGAAGAAAAATTAA
- the nhaC gene encoding Na+/H+ antiporter NhaC — MTYKYARPTLLQAFIPIIFLIIALFVNVRIYGDASLDGSNQIILMLAAAVASLVALRLGFDWTEIRTGIVKSISSAMASIIILLLIGSLAGTWLLSGIVPAMIYYGLEILNPTIFLFAACVVCAVVSVATGSSWTTSATVGIALIGIGTALGLNPGMVAGAIISGAYFGDKMSPLSDTTNLAPAMAGTDLFTHIRYMAYTTVPSISIALVLFIILGFTQTGGTGGVDVQEIQDAIASQFNINGWLFLVPIAVIALIVKRVPAIPAILAGALLGAIFALIFQPDVVHSVSGYEARGFESMYVGVLLSLYGDIAIVTGNAIVDDLLSSGGMYGMLGTVWLILSAMIFGGVMEKSGMLKRIAEAVISAVNSTGSLIASTVGTCVFFNITASDQYLAIVVPGRMYTDTYKEKGLAPENLSRTLEDSGTVTSVLIPWNTCGAYHAGVLGVGTLAYLPFAFFNIISPFMTMFYAYAGLKIRKLADAKGEEVVLDDQKNP; from the coding sequence ATGACGTACAAATACGCTAGACCAACTCTTCTACAGGCATTTATCCCTATTATCTTTCTTATTATTGCTCTTTTTGTGAATGTTCGCATTTATGGGGATGCCTCCCTGGATGGATCAAACCAAATAATCCTTATGCTGGCTGCAGCTGTAGCCAGTTTAGTAGCATTGAGACTTGGCTTCGATTGGACTGAAATTCGTACCGGGATTGTAAAGAGTATTAGCTCTGCCATGGCATCCATCATTATCCTATTGCTTATTGGATCATTAGCAGGTACCTGGTTATTGAGTGGAATTGTGCCAGCCATGATATATTACGGCCTTGAAATTCTGAATCCTACCATTTTCCTTTTTGCAGCCTGCGTGGTGTGTGCGGTTGTTTCAGTAGCAACTGGTTCCTCCTGGACCACCTCAGCTACCGTTGGTATAGCCCTAATAGGAATTGGCACAGCATTGGGATTGAATCCGGGGATGGTAGCCGGAGCTATTATTTCAGGAGCATATTTTGGAGATAAAATGTCTCCCCTCTCCGATACTACTAACCTTGCGCCAGCCATGGCAGGAACGGATTTATTTACACATATCCGCTACATGGCTTATACCACAGTGCCATCAATAAGTATCGCACTAGTCCTGTTTATCATTTTAGGCTTTACGCAAACTGGAGGAACGGGAGGAGTTGATGTTCAGGAAATTCAGGATGCTATTGCCAGCCAGTTTAACATCAATGGATGGTTGTTCCTGGTCCCCATTGCTGTAATAGCCTTGATCGTCAAAAGAGTACCTGCAATACCAGCTATTTTAGCCGGAGCTCTTTTAGGGGCTATCTTCGCATTAATCTTCCAACCAGATGTGGTTCATTCGGTTTCAGGATATGAAGCCAGAGGTTTTGAGTCGATGTATGTGGGCGTGTTGCTTTCTCTATATGGAGATATCGCCATTGTTACTGGAAATGCCATTGTTGATGATCTGTTGAGCTCAGGAGGAATGTATGGAATGCTTGGAACCGTCTGGCTGATCTTATCTGCTATGATTTTTGGCGGTGTTATGGAGAAGAGCGGAATGCTAAAGCGTATAGCCGAAGCCGTTATTTCTGCCGTTAATTCTACAGGCTCTCTCATTGCCTCTACAGTTGGAACATGTGTGTTCTTCAATATCACGGCATCTGATCAATATCTTGCAATCGTAGTTCCGGGAAGAATGTACACTGACACTTACAAGGAAAAAGGCCTTGCCCCTGAAAACCTAAGCCGTACCCTGGAAGATTCAGGTACTGTGACTTCTGTACTTATCCCCTGGAATACCTGTGGAGCTTATCATGCAGGAGTGCTTGGCGTTGGAACACTTGCATATCTTCCTTTTGCCTTCTTCAACATCATCAGTCCATTTATGACAATGTTCTATGCCTATGCAGGGCTTAAGATCCGCAAACTTGCAGACGCTAAAGGTGAAGAAGTAGTATTAGACGATCAGAAAAACCCTTGA
- a CDS encoding DUF1801 domain-containing protein, with product MAGLATQETNKSVSDFIDSIESASKREDSKTLIKMIQEITGHEPKIWGDHFIIGFGKYTYTRKGGKEEFEWFNVGFAPRKTKMTVYLTFDINEQEELTSKLGKCKWGKGCLYINKLADIDLDVLAQLIEKSKDARWH from the coding sequence ATGGCAGGCCTGGCAACACAGGAAACCAACAAAAGCGTTTCTGATTTTATCGACAGTATTGAAAGTGCGTCTAAAAGGGAGGACAGCAAAACCCTGATCAAAATGATACAGGAAATCACTGGCCATGAGCCCAAAATCTGGGGTGATCATTTTATCATTGGCTTCGGGAAATACACTTACACTCGGAAAGGTGGGAAAGAAGAGTTCGAATGGTTTAATGTTGGATTCGCTCCACGAAAGACAAAAATGACTGTATATCTCACCTTCGATATCAATGAACAGGAAGAACTAACCAGCAAATTGGGTAAGTGTAAATGGGGCAAGGGGTGCCTGTACATCAACAAACTTGCCGATATTGATTTGGATGTGCTGGCTCAGTTAATTGAAAAGAGTAAAGATGCTCGCTGGCATTAA
- a CDS encoding NRDE family protein, with protein sequence MCLITFAYKVHSEYDLVLAANRDEFYGRPTRRAQFWQEENQENILAGKDLEAGGTWMGVEQTGKWAALTNYRDPSIERENPPSRGELVLNYLAEHRLPENYLRHISPGSSRYQGFNLLVGDAEGIFHFSNINQESTRIKPGFHGLSNALMDTPWPKLEQAKNDLAKAVSHDDIDYEQLFSLLKNDHRAPDEELPDTGIPKEWERAVSSVFIKTEQYGTRSSTLLLIDKKGQAEFIERRYDFTTSEVIEENTFKLVFG encoded by the coding sequence ATGTGCCTCATAACCTTCGCTTATAAAGTACACTCAGAGTATGATTTAGTGCTTGCTGCAAATCGCGATGAATTCTATGGTAGACCTACCCGAAGAGCCCAGTTTTGGCAGGAAGAGAACCAGGAAAATATATTGGCAGGAAAGGATTTGGAAGCCGGAGGAACCTGGATGGGTGTAGAACAAACCGGTAAATGGGCTGCCCTTACAAATTACAGAGATCCATCCATAGAACGAGAAAATCCTCCAAGCCGTGGAGAACTGGTTTTAAATTATCTTGCTGAGCATCGTCTTCCGGAAAACTATCTCCGGCATATCTCACCAGGGTCATCACGATATCAAGGATTTAATCTTCTTGTAGGTGATGCAGAAGGTATTTTTCATTTTTCGAACATAAATCAAGAGAGTACGCGCATTAAACCGGGATTTCATGGTTTAAGTAATGCCCTTATGGATACTCCCTGGCCAAAATTAGAACAGGCCAAAAACGATCTTGCAAAAGCTGTTTCTCATGATGACATCGATTATGAGCAATTATTCTCACTATTAAAGAATGATCATAGAGCGCCTGATGAAGAGCTCCCGGATACAGGCATTCCTAAAGAATGGGAACGAGCTGTCTCTTCTGTATTCATCAAAACCGAACAATATGGCACCCGCTCTTCCACTCTGCTCTTAATTGATAAGAAAGGCCAGGCCGAGTTCATAGAACGCAGATACGATTTCACTACTTCTGAAGTTATTGAAGAGAACACTTTTAAACTGGTTTTTGGTTAG
- a CDS encoding ACT domain-containing protein, which translates to MSVKTNLNSLLKNLSPKLNEGEYVFVLVTGLEGINRDDIIAQIKEEEGTTLILNKEKANELGFSYEFVAAWITLTVHSSLEAVGLTAAFSTELAKHDISCNVVAGYYHDHLFVNTKDAQKAMDVLHSLTQQ; encoded by the coding sequence ATGTCCGTAAAAACTAATCTCAACTCCCTCCTCAAAAACCTCTCCCCAAAACTCAATGAGGGAGAATATGTCTTTGTCTTGGTGACCGGTTTAGAAGGCATTAATCGAGATGATATCATTGCTCAAATCAAAGAAGAAGAAGGAACTACTCTCATCCTAAATAAAGAAAAAGCGAATGAACTAGGGTTTTCCTATGAGTTCGTGGCGGCCTGGATTACCCTCACCGTTCATTCTTCTTTGGAAGCAGTTGGCTTAACCGCCGCATTTTCTACCGAATTGGCTAAGCATGATATCAGCTGTAATGTGGTAGCAGGCTATTATCATGATCATCTTTTCGTGAATACAAAAGACGCCCAAAAAGCCATGGATGTATTACATTCCCTAACACAGCAATAA